GGATGCCCGAGGAATAGAGGATGCCCACCTCGCGGGCGCCCTGGATGAGCCGGTAGAACGTGTGGGCGGCGGTGAGGTCGCGCTCGCGCTGGCCGGGCAGGCCCAGGGCTTGGCGCAGAGGGTCGGGCAGGAGCGGATCCGGGCGCGGGGTGCCGGGCAGGGCCTCCTCGGTGGCTCCCAGGATGAACACGCGTTCGAAGGTGAGGAGCCTGGTTTCGAGCATGCCGAGCACCTGGAGGCCGGACAGCGGGTCGGCCTCGAATGGCACTCGCTGGCGTTTCAGCATCTCCCGGGCCATGGAGCGCACGGCCTCGGGGGGGAACTCCTCCTGGCTGACGGCGCTGTCGTAGAGTTCCGGGATCACCTGGTCGATGAGCCCGGAGAGGCAGGCCGCGTCTATGACGAAGCGCTCCCAGCGTCCTCCCGAGTGCTCGGGGTCCAGGAGCAGCTCGGCCAGCCCCATGAGGGCCCTGGCCATGGCCCGGGGCGTGGTGGCGTTCTCGAAGCGGGTGAAGCAGGCGCGCACCACCTTGAGACGCAGTTCCTCGGCCGCCGGGTCGGCCTCGTTGGGCGACCAGGCCGCGGGGTCCACGTACTTCTCGCCCCGGCGGATGGCCGCCTCCCAGTCGTGGAAGAGCGTGCGCAGCGGTGTTTCCTCGCCGATGCGCAGGAGCTTCACCAGCGGATGGCGCAAGAGAGCGATGACCTCGCGCCAGTGGTAACCTCCGGGCATGCGCCCGTCCTGCAGGCGCAGGATGGTGTCGATGAGCTTGAAAAGCGGCGAGCGCCACATGGGAAAGCCCATGGACACGTTGACGTCGCGCCGGGGCAAATGGTGCAGCACGGGCATGAGCATGCTGGTGTCCGGCAGCACCACTGCGTACCCGGCCGTGTCCGCGCTTGCGTCCAGCTCACGGCGCAGGGCCATGAGCTGGGAGTGCAGGTCGAAGCCCTGGTGGAAGGTGATCTTGGCGCGCCGGGGCGGCTCGGGGGCCTGGGCCGCAGTGAACAGGCTGAACTGGTCCGTGCGGGTGCGCCAGGAGGGCAGGGGCGAGCGTTTTTCGTCCGAGGCCAGCTGGGCCTTGGCCTTCCAGCTTTTCAGCCAGCGCAGGTGCTCCTCGCAGGACCAGTGGGGCGTCTCGCCCGGAGTGGCCACGGCCGGGTCGGTGTGCCAGAGGATTTCCACCAGGTTCTTGCGCCACAGGGGCTTGAAAAGCGCCTCCTCGCCGCCTGTGAGGGCGTGGAAGCCGCAGGCAAGCACCTGCCGGTCCCCGAGAAGCTCCACCGCGCGGGCGGCGTCGGCGGCCACCAGGGAACGCGTAAGCCCGGGCGTGCTCGCTCCCGTGGCCAGAAGCTCCTCGCGGTAGGCCTTCTGGATGGCCTTGAGGCTGCCCAGGAGCGCGGCGGCCGTGGGCATGACCATGTCCTGCACGTGGTCCAGGTTGGAGGCGGTGACGTCCTGCTGGAAGAGTTCCTCGAGAAGCGCCGAGAGCTTGAGCCCCCAGGGGAAGAAGTCCTTCACCTCGGCGGGGAAGGGGTTGCCCGGCCCGCGCAGCCCCGCGCCGATGCGTTTCACCACCGCGTGCAGCATCCCCACGCGGTCCAGTTCCGACAGGGGACGCAAGGGCGAATCCGTGAGGCGTCCGGCCAGCTCCGCGAAAAGCTCGTCGATGGAGAGGATGCGCGGCAGGATGCAGGGCTTGGCCAAGCGCTCGTCCGAGGCCAGCTTGTCCAGGAGGTAGCGCCGGGGCCTTCTGTGCGGGAACAGGACGATGAGGCGCTCGAAACGGCCCTGGAAGCGTTCCAGGAGCTGCGTGGCCAGGCCCGTGAGGAAGTCTCGGTCCCAGGGGATGACGGTGATGGGGTTCACAGGGCGGCTCCATAAGAAACTTCGCGTACCGTCTGGAGGTCCACGTAGGCGATGAGGCCGCGCAGGGGCTGTCCGGCCGCCTGGGGCAGCTGGCTGGCCAGGTCCAGGTAGCGGCGCAGCTGGTCGTGGTGGGCCGGGTCCTCGCGGCCCGTCTTGTAGTCCAGCACCAAGGTCTGGGTGGGGGTGAAGGCCAGCAGGTCGGGGCGGTGCACCCGGCCGTCGGCGTCCAGCAGCTCCACCTCGCGGAGTCCCAGGTGCTGGCACTGGGGGAAGAACTCCTGGGCGGCCAGCCATTCCAGGCCAGAGGCAAGTTCCAGGGCCACGGCGTCCGCGTCGGTTCCGCAGCCGGCTGCGCAGGCGGCCATGGCCCGGCGCACCGCGTCCGGGACGGACCCGCCCGGCTCGAGTATCTCCAGGGCCTTGTGCAGCACGATGCCCCGTTTGCGTTCGTTCATGCGCAGGCGCTCAGACGGATCGTTAAGCTCCCGGCGGGCGATCTTGAGCCCAGGCAGCCATTCCAAGGGGGCGCTGGCGCTCAAGGGGGCGGCCTGCTCCGGGGCCTCGGCGCCCTCGGGCCGGGCCGGGGGAGGGGACACCAACTCCGCCTGGCTGGGCGGGCGGCGGCCGAAGGTCGCGCCGGACTCGTCCAGGGTGATGCCCGCGCCCTGGAACATGAGTTCGGCGGCCCGGGCCAGGGGGAAGCGGTTCGCCAGCTTGGAGTGCGCGGGCAAGAAGAGGTGCAGTTCCTCCTCGGGGCGCGTCCAGGCCACATAGAGCAGGTTGACCTGCTCGAAGAAGTCCTTGGCCATCTGCCGGTGGTAGACCTCGCCCAGTTCCTTGCACATGGGCGCGGTGAGGCCCGTGCCGTCCGGCGAGTCCATCCGGGCCAGCCCCGAGGGCCTGCGCGGCGGGAAAAGATGGAAGGGGGCAACGGCCACCGGGAACTCGAGCCCCTTGGCCTTGTGGATGGTGAGCACCCGCACGGCCCTGGAGTCTTCCGGCTGGGGAATCTTTTCCTCCCGGCCCTTGTCGCGCCAGAATTCCAGGAACGACGACAGCGAGCCGAAGCCCTGGGTTTCGGCGTTGTGGATGAGCTCCAGGAAACGGCGCAGGAAAACCTCGTCGTCGGGATACGCCTCGAACACCCGGCAGGAGCCGAAGAGCTCCTGTACCAGGTCGTAAGGTCCGGCTGGTCCGGCTCCCTTGAGGAATGGCTCGATCAGGCGCTGCCACGCGTCGGGAAAGTCCCGCTGAAACTTGCGGTAGAGCGGTCCCTTGGACTGCGCCGCCAGCCAGTCCGACAGGGCCTGCATGGACACGCCCTGGGAGCGGCAGAACAGTTCCCGGCAGGACAGAAAGCCCCACAGGGCCATGTTGTCCGGGGGATAGTCCAGGAAAGCCAGGAACGAGACCGCCCCCCGGACGACCGGATGGTCGGCCAGGCGCAGGCTGTTTTCCGTGACCACGGGGATGTCCAGGTCCACCAGCCATTCGGCGGCCATGGCCGCCTCCCGGTTGGTGCGGGTGAGAACGGCGATCTCGGAAGGGTCGCGGCGCTTGAGCAGGTCCTTCTGGAAGAGTTCGGCCAGGGCGGCGCGGGCGTTGTCGAAGTAGTCAGCCGGGTTGTCCCCGGCGAGGCGGCTTACGCTCACGAAACCGCCGGAGCTTTCGCGTCCGGGGGGAAGTTCCTGGGCCGCCCCGGCAAAGGACCGTCGTAGGTTTTCGCCCAGGGCCTCGCGCACGGCCTCCGGGGCGTCGGGCATGAGGGTTTCCG
The window above is part of the Fundidesulfovibrio terrae genome. Proteins encoded here:
- a CDS encoding PD-(D/E)XK nuclease family protein — protein: MNPITVIPWDRDFLTGLATQLLERFQGRFERLIVLFPHRRPRRYLLDKLASDERLAKPCILPRILSIDELFAELAGRLTDSPLRPLSELDRVGMLHAVVKRIGAGLRGPGNPFPAEVKDFFPWGLKLSALLEELFQQDVTASNLDHVQDMVMPTAAALLGSLKAIQKAYREELLATGASTPGLTRSLVAADAARAVELLGDRQVLACGFHALTGGEEALFKPLWRKNLVEILWHTDPAVATPGETPHWSCEEHLRWLKSWKAKAQLASDEKRSPLPSWRTRTDQFSLFTAAQAPEPPRRAKITFHQGFDLHSQLMALRRELDASADTAGYAVVLPDTSMLMPVLHHLPRRDVNVSMGFPMWRSPLFKLIDTILRLQDGRMPGGYHWREVIALLRHPLVKLLRIGEETPLRTLFHDWEAAIRRGEKYVDPAAWSPNEADPAAEELRLKVVRACFTRFENATTPRAMARALMGLAELLLDPEHSGGRWERFVIDAACLSGLIDQVIPELYDSAVSQEEFPPEAVRSMAREMLKRQRVPFEADPLSGLQVLGMLETRLLTFERVFILGATEEALPGTPRPDPLLPDPLRQALGLPGQRERDLTAAHTFYRLIQGAREVGILYSSGIQPGVLDGKSLPSRYVEQLIWEEEKRRGRLIKPGEEPRRLITMPMRGVHPASPAVENTRACRMKLATHLRYKGVSPTLLDSFLRCPLAFFYKYLTPLEPLEEVAEEGDPPALGELVHETLQDFFRPLLGKPVEAGGLDGAKLTQMFTRRLAEAQFFRQMPAHARRMLERTAQRRLAGLVRNTPQCTPLELEKRLRAKLTVDGERYDLGGIIDRLDQRGGELVILDYKTGQPKKPAKKFWDDPDIWDVVDASDTAAGLSMLPYLSEKLGSIQMPLYLHAFAQSEGREASDAVFVCLGKDGEESPLFGAEADADEREERIGEKTPRLAGFILKMMLETETFAPEPSRTCAWCAFRQACGAERDE
- a CDS encoding UvrD-helicase domain-containing protein; amino-acid sequence: MIEQLHASAGSGKTYRLTRRFLNLLMLSGSPAPACGPVPGQGYGPESILAITFTNKAAAEMKERVLTSLKSLALGLPDPDFSGRADRDTARAWLERTLKHFQTLNIRTIDSLLNQLARLFALELGLPPDFETSLDEDMVFEALFDAVTAEVPGQEQGLSPLVDRMTDALTLIDGADGFWLAVRVESRLREVFAHLLESGPAAPCDEAALHAEAQVLGSALTASARAVRDGVAACGARPVANFASLLETLCQPLSLKAIPESVYARKAGIDECLTKDSRHHSSPGLEALYQALREDYARARSRGPLIARALSWLPFLEFGSLLMKAFDAYRGDKAVALLSQLPGDVARLLAETGGVSEAFCRLGSRLNHLLIDEFQDTSLSQWAVLSQLAQECLSKAGSLFYVGDVKQAIYGWRGGEAELFRAAAREPELAAICPDPQVDTLSRNWRSAPEIVDFNNRFFSTLESPGTSRLVSETLMPDAPEAVREALGENLRRSFAGAAQELPPGRESSGGFVSVSRLAGDNPADYFDNARAALAELFQKDLLKRRDPSEIAVLTRTNREAAMAAEWLVDLDIPVVTENSLRLADHPVVRGAVSFLAFLDYPPDNMALWGFLSCRELFCRSQGVSMQALSDWLAAQSKGPLYRKFQRDFPDAWQRLIEPFLKGAGPAGPYDLVQELFGSCRVFEAYPDDEVFLRRFLELIHNAETQGFGSLSSFLEFWRDKGREEKIPQPEDSRAVRVLTIHKAKGLEFPVAVAPFHLFPPRRPSGLARMDSPDGTGLTAPMCKELGEVYHRQMAKDFFEQVNLLYVAWTRPEEELHLFLPAHSKLANRFPLARAAELMFQGAGITLDESGATFGRRPPSQAELVSPPPARPEGAEAPEQAAPLSASAPLEWLPGLKIARRELNDPSERLRMNERKRGIVLHKALEILEPGGSVPDAVRRAMAACAAGCGTDADAVALELASGLEWLAAQEFFPQCQHLGLREVELLDADGRVHRPDLLAFTPTQTLVLDYKTGREDPAHHDQLRRYLDLASQLPQAAGQPLRGLIAYVDLQTVREVSYGAAL